Proteins from one Streptosporangium becharense genomic window:
- a CDS encoding carboxylate--amine ligase/circularly permuted type 2 ATP-grasp protein, protein MAGLAGPIAVGVEEEFHVVDLDTRHLVPRAGVLLEQLPADRFTHELQRSVVEANSRPFVRLEDLGHDLTALRRTVIGAADGVGLGIAAAGSVPLVDLEALKISPDPRYEQMLADYQLLTREQLICGTQVHAEVDNRDLAVAVAHRLAPWLPPLLALSSSSPYWLGSDTGYASYRPLIWQRWPTTGPVAAFSSAAEYDRVVGELVRSGVITDPGMIYFDIRPSAHLPTVELRICDGCPRVDDVVLIAGLFRALVARELEAVQRDPGRTVRLEMVRAATWRAARSGLEGELVDPTEGVPRPAAEVIRRMLEDLRPHLEEAGDWEIVTSLASDALARGSSSARQRRAFARGGRLSDVVDLILTETRSEEWETAFGGPTPRMRTGLLDGYDAPGDEVVIEGTVREPYQPVLRVLDRLGAGGLRERELRRDCFQRDNGMTFQVEGEQEGRIIPFDLVPRLVPPGEWAGIRQALPQRVRALEAFLRDVYGERRVIRDGVLPAWVVDESPGYRETGRRVPRDAVRCVVAGLDLVRDDVGRWAVLEDNLRVPSGIGYAVANRRLMEDALPELAPGEGFADPREALGTLREALLAAGADGSRTIAVVSAGPGDSAHYEHRMLAEEMGAVLAVPEDLTVRNGYVEVAGRRIDVIYRRIDEEDLLSGPAGADVLDAVERSAVVLANAPGNGVADDKCLYRYVPRLIEYYLGEQPLIDNVTTYLCRDPDDREHVLDRLAELVVKPVDGFGGQGVVVGPDASREELREVAETILASPDGWVAQETVRLSTHPAFDGERLSPRVVDLRAFVCFGESPVVPPAALTRVAPADSMIVNSSQGGGAKDTWLAEED, encoded by the coding sequence ATGGCGGGTCTCGCGGGACCGATCGCGGTAGGTGTCGAGGAGGAGTTCCATGTCGTCGACCTCGACACCCGGCATCTCGTACCCAGGGCCGGTGTCCTGCTGGAGCAGTTGCCGGCGGACCGGTTCACCCACGAGCTGCAGCGTTCGGTGGTGGAGGCCAACAGCAGGCCCTTCGTGCGGTTGGAGGACCTCGGGCACGACCTGACCGCGCTGCGCCGCACCGTCATCGGCGCGGCCGACGGGGTGGGCCTGGGGATCGCGGCGGCCGGGAGCGTGCCGCTGGTGGACCTGGAGGCCCTGAAGATCTCCCCGGACCCCCGCTACGAGCAGATGCTCGCCGACTACCAGCTCCTCACCCGCGAGCAGCTGATCTGCGGGACCCAGGTGCACGCCGAGGTCGACAACCGCGACCTGGCGGTGGCCGTCGCCCACCGGCTGGCCCCCTGGCTGCCCCCGCTGCTCGCGCTGAGCTCCAGCTCGCCGTACTGGCTGGGGTCCGACACCGGGTACGCCAGCTACCGCCCGCTCATCTGGCAGCGCTGGCCCACCACCGGGCCGGTGGCCGCCTTCTCCTCGGCCGCGGAGTACGACCGGGTGGTCGGCGAGCTCGTGCGCTCAGGGGTGATCACCGACCCCGGCATGATCTACTTCGACATCCGGCCCTCGGCGCATCTCCCCACCGTGGAGCTGCGGATATGCGACGGCTGTCCCCGGGTGGACGACGTCGTGCTGATCGCCGGGCTGTTCCGGGCCCTGGTGGCCCGGGAGCTTGAGGCGGTCCAGCGGGACCCCGGCCGCACGGTCCGGCTGGAGATGGTCCGCGCCGCGACGTGGCGGGCGGCGCGCTCCGGCCTGGAGGGCGAGCTCGTCGATCCCACCGAGGGCGTCCCGCGACCGGCCGCCGAGGTGATCCGGCGGATGCTGGAGGACCTGCGGCCCCACCTGGAGGAGGCCGGCGACTGGGAGATCGTCACGTCCCTGGCCTCCGACGCGCTGGCGCGGGGCAGCTCCTCGGCCCGCCAGCGGCGGGCCTTCGCCCGCGGCGGCCGGCTGTCCGACGTGGTCGACCTCATCCTGACCGAGACCCGGTCCGAGGAGTGGGAGACCGCCTTCGGCGGGCCGACGCCGCGGATGCGCACCGGCCTGCTCGACGGTTACGACGCCCCGGGTGACGAGGTGGTCATCGAGGGCACGGTGCGCGAGCCCTACCAGCCGGTGCTGCGGGTCCTCGACCGGCTGGGGGCCGGCGGTCTGCGCGAACGGGAGCTCCGCCGTGACTGCTTCCAGCGCGACAACGGCATGACCTTCCAGGTGGAGGGCGAGCAGGAGGGACGGATCATCCCGTTCGACCTGGTCCCGCGGCTGGTCCCGCCCGGTGAGTGGGCCGGGATCCGGCAGGCCCTGCCGCAGCGGGTGCGGGCACTGGAGGCGTTCCTGCGCGACGTGTACGGCGAGCGCCGGGTCATCCGCGACGGTGTGCTCCCGGCCTGGGTGGTCGATGAGTCCCCCGGCTACCGGGAGACCGGGCGGCGGGTGCCGCGTGACGCCGTACGCTGCGTCGTGGCCGGGCTCGACCTGGTCAGGGACGACGTCGGCCGGTGGGCGGTGCTGGAGGACAACCTGCGGGTGCCGTCGGGCATCGGGTACGCCGTGGCCAACCGGCGCCTGATGGAGGACGCCCTGCCAGAGCTCGCCCCCGGCGAGGGGTTCGCCGACCCGCGCGAGGCCCTGGGGACGCTGCGGGAGGCGCTGCTGGCCGCGGGCGCGGACGGTTCGCGGACCATCGCCGTGGTCTCCGCCGGACCGGGCGACTCCGCCCACTACGAGCACCGGATGCTCGCCGAGGAGATGGGGGCGGTGCTGGCCGTTCCGGAGGACCTCACCGTCAGGAACGGCTACGTCGAGGTCGCCGGGCGCCGGATCGACGTGATCTACCGCCGGATCGATGAGGAGGACCTGCTCTCCGGCCCCGCCGGCGCGGACGTCCTGGACGCCGTGGAACGCTCCGCCGTCGTCCTGGCCAACGCGCCGGGTAACGGCGTGGCCGACGACAAGTGCCTGTACCGGTACGTGCCCCGCCTGATCGAGTACTACCTGGGCGAGCAGCCGCTGATCGACAACGTCACCACCTACCTGTGCCGCGACCCCGACGACCGCGAGCACGTGCTCGACCGGCTGGCCGAGCTGGTGGTCAAACCGGTGGACGGGTTCGGCGGGCAGGGCGTTGTCGTCGGGCCCGACGCCTCCCGTGAGGAGCTCCGCGAGGTCGCCGAGACGATCCTCGCCTCGCCCGACGGGTGGGTCGCCCAGGAGACGGTCCGGCTGTCGACCCACCCGGCCTTCGACGGGGAGCGGCTGAGCCCCCGCGTCGTCGACCTGCGGGCGTTCGTCTGCTTCGGGGAGAGCCCGGTGGTGCCCCCGGCCGCGCTGACCCGGGTCGCGCCGGCCGACAGCATGATCGTCAACTCCTCCCAGGGTGGAGGCGCGAAGGACACCTGGCTGGCGGAGGAGGACTGA
- a CDS encoding N-acetylglutaminylglutamine amidotransferase, with protein sequence MCGLSGEIRFDGRAADIGAVGRMTDAMHERGPDGSGLWSQGPVALGHRRLKIIDLSDKAAQPMVDSALGLAAVFNGCLYNYRELREELRAEGYRFFSTSDTEVLVKAFHRWGPDCVGRFTGMFAFAVLERDTGRLTLGRDRLGIKPMYVARDAERLRFASSLPALLAGGGVDTDIDRVALHHYMTFHSVVPAERTILTGVRKLPPATVRTVEADGTTADHCYWRPPFTRSALPEYAGLTAGEWHEAVLDRLRTAVRRRMVADVPVGVLLSGGLDSSMIVALLAEEGQRGLSTFSIGFQAAGGESGDEFAYSDLVAERFGTDHHRIPVDDSRLLPALEHAVGAMSEPMVSHDCVAFHLLSQEVSRHVKVVQSGQGADEVFAGYSWYPPLAGVAREEAAGVYAGEFFDRPHHALAQILTPDYLVDEDVSGAFVRRHLAAPGADTALDAVLRLDTSVMLVDDPVKRVDNMTMAYGLEARTPFLDHELVELAAACPPELKLAHGGKGVLKEASRGLLPAEIVDRPKGYFPVPAVRHIHGPFLELVRDALTGPAARSRGLFDRAYVDRLLAAPDEHRTTLGANALWQVGLLELWLQARGV encoded by the coding sequence ATGTGCGGACTGAGCGGTGAGATCCGGTTCGACGGGCGCGCGGCCGACATCGGCGCCGTGGGCCGGATGACCGATGCGATGCACGAGCGCGGCCCCGACGGGTCGGGGCTGTGGTCGCAGGGACCGGTGGCGCTCGGCCACCGGCGGCTGAAGATCATCGACCTGTCCGACAAGGCCGCCCAGCCGATGGTGGACAGCGCGCTCGGCCTGGCGGCGGTGTTCAACGGCTGCCTGTACAACTACCGGGAGCTGCGCGAGGAGCTCCGGGCCGAGGGGTACCGCTTCTTCTCCACCTCCGACACCGAGGTGCTGGTGAAGGCGTTCCACCGCTGGGGGCCCGACTGCGTCGGCCGTTTCACCGGCATGTTCGCCTTCGCCGTCCTCGAACGGGACACCGGCCGGCTGACGCTCGGCCGCGACCGGCTGGGTATCAAGCCGATGTACGTCGCCCGGGACGCCGAGCGGCTGCGTTTCGCCTCGTCGCTGCCGGCGCTGCTGGCCGGCGGAGGGGTCGACACCGACATCGACCGGGTGGCCCTGCACCACTACATGACCTTCCACTCGGTGGTGCCGGCCGAGCGGACGATCCTCACCGGGGTGCGGAAACTCCCCCCGGCCACCGTGCGGACCGTCGAGGCCGACGGCACGACCGCCGACCACTGCTACTGGCGGCCGCCCTTCACCCGCTCGGCCCTGCCCGAGTACGCCGGGCTGACCGCCGGCGAGTGGCACGAGGCCGTGCTCGACCGGCTGCGCACGGCGGTGCGCAGGCGCATGGTCGCGGACGTCCCCGTGGGCGTGCTGCTCTCCGGCGGCCTCGACTCCAGCATGATCGTCGCGTTGCTGGCCGAGGAGGGGCAGCGGGGACTGTCGACCTTCAGCATCGGGTTCCAGGCGGCGGGCGGCGAGTCCGGGGACGAGTTCGCCTACTCCGACCTGGTGGCCGAACGGTTCGGCACCGACCACCACCGCATCCCCGTCGACGACTCGCGCCTGCTGCCCGCCCTGGAGCACGCGGTGGGGGCGATGAGCGAGCCGATGGTGAGCCATGACTGCGTCGCCTTCCACCTGCTGTCGCAGGAGGTCTCCCGGCACGTCAAGGTCGTGCAGTCCGGCCAGGGCGCCGACGAGGTGTTCGCCGGCTACAGCTGGTACCCGCCGCTGGCCGGGGTGGCGCGTGAGGAGGCGGCCGGCGTGTACGCCGGGGAGTTCTTCGACCGGCCGCACCACGCCCTGGCCCAGATCCTGACCCCCGACTACCTGGTGGACGAGGACGTCAGCGGCGCGTTCGTCCGGCGCCACCTGGCGGCGCCCGGCGCCGACACCGCGCTCGACGCGGTGCTGCGCCTGGACACCTCCGTCATGCTGGTCGACGATCCCGTCAAGCGCGTGGACAACATGACGATGGCCTACGGGCTGGAGGCCCGGACCCCGTTCCTCGACCACGAGCTGGTCGAGCTGGCGGCGGCCTGCCCTCCGGAGCTGAAGCTCGCCCACGGCGGCAAGGGCGTCCTGAAGGAGGCCTCCCGGGGTCTGCTGCCCGCCGAGATCGTCGACCGCCCCAAGGGGTACTTCCCGGTGCCCGCCGTCCGGCACATCCACGGGCCCTTCCTGGAGCTCGTCCGCGACGCGCTGACCGGCCCGGCCGCCCGCTCCCGCGGCCTGTTCGACCGGGCGTACGTGGACAGGCTGCTCGCCGCGCCCGACGAGCACCGGACGACCCTGGGGGCCAACGCGCTGTGGCAGGTTGGACTCCTGGAGCTGTGGTTGCAAGCGCGAGGAGTCTGA
- the glnA gene encoding type I glutamate--ammonia ligase yields the protein MFNSADEVLKFIKDEGVQFVDVRFTDLPGTTHHFTFPSENFGAGVFTDGLMFDGSSIRGFQAIHESDMLLLPDPSTAVLDPFRQHKTLNINFFVHDPLTGEAYSRDPRNVARKAEEYLKGTGIADTVYFGPEAEFYIFDDVRFETSAHASYYHIDSIEGAWNTGKAQEGGNLGYKPRFKGGYFPVPPMDHFTDLRSEMVRRLIDAGIEVEMQHHEVGTAGQAEIDFRFNTLLKAADTMMLYKYIVKSTALEHGHTVTFMPKPIFGDNGSGMHCHQSLWKDGEPLFYDEVGYAGLSDTARYYIGGLLKHAPSLLAFTNPTVNSYHRLVPGYEAPVNLVYSQRNRSACIRIPITGSNPKAKRIEFRVPDPSCNPYFAFAAQLMAGIDGIRNKIEPVEPVDKDLYELPPEEARNIPQVPGTLAEVLDALEADHEYLLEGGVFTPDLIETWISYKRENEIDPIRLRPHPHEFELYYDV from the coding sequence GTGTTCAACTCCGCCGATGAGGTCCTGAAGTTCATCAAGGACGAAGGCGTGCAGTTCGTTGACGTCAGGTTCACCGACCTGCCGGGGACGACGCACCACTTCACCTTCCCTTCCGAGAACTTCGGGGCCGGTGTCTTCACCGACGGTCTCATGTTCGACGGGTCGTCGATCCGTGGGTTCCAGGCCATCCATGAGTCGGACATGCTCCTGCTGCCCGATCCGTCGACGGCGGTGCTCGACCCCTTCCGCCAGCACAAGACGCTCAACATCAACTTCTTCGTGCACGACCCGCTGACGGGCGAGGCGTACAGCCGTGACCCGCGCAACGTCGCCCGCAAGGCGGAGGAATACCTCAAGGGCACCGGCATCGCCGACACCGTCTACTTCGGCCCCGAGGCCGAGTTCTACATCTTCGACGACGTGCGGTTCGAGACCAGCGCGCACGCCAGCTACTACCACATCGACTCCATCGAGGGCGCCTGGAACACCGGCAAGGCCCAGGAGGGCGGCAACCTCGGTTACAAGCCGCGTTTCAAGGGCGGCTACTTCCCGGTTCCGCCGATGGACCACTTCACCGACCTGCGCTCGGAGATGGTGCGCCGGCTCATCGACGCCGGCATCGAGGTCGAGATGCAGCACCACGAGGTGGGAACGGCCGGCCAGGCGGAGATCGACTTCCGCTTCAACACGCTGCTCAAGGCCGCCGACACCATGATGCTGTACAAGTACATCGTCAAGAGCACGGCGCTGGAGCACGGCCACACGGTCACCTTCATGCCCAAGCCGATCTTCGGTGACAACGGCTCCGGCATGCACTGCCACCAGTCGCTCTGGAAGGACGGCGAGCCGCTCTTCTACGACGAGGTCGGCTACGCCGGGCTGTCCGACACCGCCCGTTACTACATCGGCGGGCTGCTCAAGCACGCCCCGTCGCTGCTGGCCTTCACCAACCCGACGGTCAACTCCTACCACCGTCTGGTGCCCGGCTACGAGGCCCCGGTCAACCTGGTGTACTCCCAGCGCAACCGCTCGGCGTGCATCCGCATCCCGATCACGGGTTCCAACCCGAAGGCCAAGCGCATCGAGTTCCGCGTGCCGGACCCGTCGTGCAACCCGTACTTCGCCTTCGCCGCCCAGCTGATGGCGGGCATCGACGGCATCCGCAACAAGATCGAGCCGGTCGAGCCGGTCGACAAGGACCTCTACGAGCTTCCTCCGGAGGAGGCCCGCAACATCCCACAGGTGCCGGGCACGCTCGCCGAGGTGCTCGACGCGCTCGAGGCCGACCACGAGTACCTGCTGGAGGGCGGCGTCTTCACGCCGGACCTGATCGAGACCTGGATCTCCTACAAGCGGGAGAACGAGATCGACCCGATCCGGCTGCGTCCGCACCCGCACGAGTTCGAGCTGTACTACGACGTGTGA
- a CDS encoding class I SAM-dependent methyltransferase: MTLAGVSRHAVDATVTSRANRGWWDRSSDEYQAEHGEFLRDSGFVWCPEGLDETDARLLGDVAGKDVLEIGCGAGQCGRWLTGRGARVTGFDLSFRQLQHSRRIDLDTGSSLPVVQADAESLPFADGSFDLACSAFGALPFVADAGAVLAEARRVLRPGGLLVFSVTHPIRWAFPDDPGPAGLTSDRSYFDRSPYVEMGDDGQPSYVEHHRTLGDWVGLITAAGLVLRSLTEPEWPSGHEREWGGWSPLRGRHLPGTAIFSCTR, encoded by the coding sequence ATGACTCTCGCCGGGGTGAGCCGCCACGCGGTCGACGCGACGGTCACCTCCCGGGCCAACCGCGGCTGGTGGGACCGCTCCTCCGACGAGTACCAGGCCGAGCACGGCGAGTTCCTGCGTGACTCCGGCTTCGTCTGGTGCCCCGAGGGCCTGGACGAGACCGACGCCCGCCTGCTCGGCGACGTGGCGGGCAAGGACGTCCTGGAGATCGGCTGCGGCGCCGGCCAGTGCGGGCGGTGGCTGACGGGCCGGGGCGCCAGGGTGACCGGTTTCGACCTGTCGTTCCGCCAGCTCCAGCACTCCCGCCGGATCGACCTGGACACCGGTTCCTCGCTGCCGGTGGTTCAGGCCGACGCCGAGTCTCTGCCGTTCGCCGACGGCTCGTTCGACCTGGCCTGCTCGGCGTTCGGCGCGCTGCCGTTCGTGGCCGACGCGGGCGCCGTGCTGGCCGAGGCGCGCCGGGTGCTGCGCCCGGGGGGGCTGCTGGTCTTCTCGGTGACCCACCCGATCCGCTGGGCCTTCCCCGACGACCCGGGCCCCGCCGGGCTGACCTCCGACCGGTCCTACTTCGACCGGTCGCCGTACGTGGAGATGGGCGACGACGGGCAGCCGTCCTACGTCGAGCACCACCGCACGCTGGGCGACTGGGTGGGGCTCATCACCGCCGCCGGGCTGGTGCTGCGGAGCCTGACCGAGCCGGAGTGGCCGAGCGGCCACGAGCGTGAGTGGGGCGGCTGGAGCCCGCTGCGCGGCCGTCACCTGCCCGGCACCGCGATCTTCAGCTGCACGCGTTAG
- a CDS encoding RDD family protein — MSSRQQPRWTQTWLGGVRSAGIDLGYPGERLGLPQEGSGSVAGFGRRIGAVLVDWLICTWAITQGLLRLDPTREPWVPVLILAAEYLLLVGTMGMTFGMRLFGVRVAALDGGQPRFVPVLVRTFLLCLAVPALIWDRDQRGLHDRAANTVVVRL; from the coding sequence ATGAGCAGCAGGCAGCAGCCCCGTTGGACCCAGACATGGCTCGGTGGCGTCCGGTCGGCCGGAATCGACCTGGGATACCCGGGTGAGCGGCTCGGGCTGCCCCAGGAGGGCAGCGGCTCGGTGGCCGGGTTCGGCCGCAGGATCGGTGCCGTCCTGGTCGACTGGCTGATCTGCACCTGGGCCATCACGCAGGGCTTGCTGCGGCTCGACCCCACCAGGGAGCCGTGGGTGCCGGTGCTGATCCTCGCGGCCGAGTATCTCCTGCTGGTCGGCACCATGGGCATGACCTTCGGGATGCGCCTGTTCGGCGTCCGGGTCGCCGCGCTCGACGGGGGGCAGCCCCGCTTCGTCCCCGTGCTGGTGCGCACGTTCCTGCTGTGCCTGGCCGTGCCCGCCCTCATCTGGGACCGCGACCAGCGGGGCCTGCACGATCGCGCGGCGAACACCGTGGTCGTCCGTCTCTGA
- a CDS encoding C40 family peptidase: MTDAPVTRTTSVGSAHRRRFAVATALLTVLTVAVSSAPVLPASLNRITVIAYAIEAGRHQPGWWGGRIPYSWGGGHAETPGPSFGTCQGYRGSIRPCPATSTLGLDCSGFARWVYHLAYGRDVLGPGNTDDHVRRLTRVPAAAARPGDLVFYGTVGRDEISTHHVGVYVGQGRMVNALRTGTEIRIDPVTVIEDFAGYFRYL; this comes from the coding sequence GTGACTGACGCCCCCGTGACGCGGACGACGAGCGTGGGATCCGCCCACCGCCGCCGGTTCGCGGTCGCCACCGCGCTCCTGACGGTTCTCACGGTCGCCGTCTCCTCCGCGCCGGTCCTGCCCGCCTCCCTCAACCGGATCACCGTCATCGCGTACGCGATCGAGGCCGGCCGGCACCAGCCGGGCTGGTGGGGCGGGCGGATCCCGTACTCCTGGGGCGGCGGTCACGCCGAGACCCCCGGCCCCTCTTTCGGCACCTGCCAGGGTTACCGGGGCTCGATCCGGCCCTGCCCGGCCACCAGCACCCTCGGCCTCGACTGCTCCGGCTTCGCCCGCTGGGTCTACCACCTGGCCTACGGGCGCGACGTGCTCGGGCCGGGCAACACCGACGACCACGTCAGGCGGCTCACGAGGGTCCCCGCCGCGGCGGCCCGGCCCGGAGACCTCGTCTTCTACGGCACGGTCGGCCGCGACGAGATCAGCACCCACCATGTCGGCGTCTACGTCGGCCAGGGCAGAATGGTCAACGCGTTGAGAACCGGGACCGAGATCCGGATCGACCCGGTGACGGTCATCGAGGACTTCGCCGGCTACTTCCGCTACCTGTGA
- a CDS encoding LLM class flavin-dependent oxidoreductase, with product MRLGVMFDRGLAPETLIPFCRHLDELAVEDVWVVEDLGWTGAISSAATALAVTERLRVGIGIAPAPLRNPALLAMELGNLARVHPHRLAAGIGHGVQDWMRQVGALAPSPLALLEETITAVRGLLRGETVTLQGRAVHLDGVGLVHPPADPPTVLAGVMRPRSLELSARVAQGTILPEGTGPDRVEEVRELVGGDDHELVLLTHLYVGEDASVGAALAADSAAFLGIPPQDVTQAVGSPSAAADAVRSLWEAGADTVVVRPFGPDPLPQVELLLAELR from the coding sequence ATGCGCCTGGGCGTCATGTTCGACCGAGGTCTTGCCCCCGAGACACTCATCCCGTTCTGCCGCCACCTCGACGAACTGGCGGTGGAGGACGTCTGGGTGGTGGAGGATCTCGGCTGGACCGGGGCGATCTCCTCGGCGGCCACCGCCCTCGCCGTCACCGAGCGGCTCCGCGTCGGCATCGGCATCGCCCCCGCCCCGTTGCGCAACCCGGCCCTGCTCGCCATGGAGCTCGGCAACCTGGCCCGGGTGCATCCGCACCGGCTCGCGGCCGGCATCGGGCACGGGGTCCAAGACTGGATGCGTCAGGTCGGTGCCCTCGCCCCCTCGCCGCTGGCGCTCCTGGAGGAGACGATCACGGCGGTGCGCGGGCTGCTCCGCGGCGAGACGGTCACGCTCCAGGGCCGGGCGGTGCACCTGGACGGAGTCGGCCTGGTGCATCCCCCCGCCGACCCGCCGACCGTCCTGGCCGGCGTGATGCGGCCCCGCTCACTGGAGCTGTCGGCGCGGGTGGCCCAGGGCACGATCCTGCCCGAGGGGACCGGCCCCGACCGGGTCGAGGAGGTCCGCGAGCTCGTCGGCGGGGACGACCACGAGCTGGTGCTCCTCACCCACCTGTACGTGGGCGAGGACGCCTCCGTCGGCGCCGCCCTCGCGGCGGACTCCGCCGCCTTCCTGGGGATCCCGCCCCAGGACGTCACCCAGGCGGTGGGCTCCCCCTCGGCGGCGGCCGACGCGGTCAGGTCCCTGTGGGAGGCGGGCGCCGACACGGTGGTGGTCCGTCCCTTCGGGCCCGACCCGCTGCCCCAGGTCGAGCTGCTGCTGGCGGAGCTCCGCTAG
- a CDS encoding S9 family peptidase, whose protein sequence is MSEIVGTRPHPPAGTGRTAWSCWAPALAPDAGAVAFVSDRDGSPRVWVRPLGRDARAWPVDTGPEPVADVSWSPGTGRLAVLVVPGGGEHTQVWTVRPDGGDLRPLAAPEGGSASFVRWTGQGDVLLVAEVSASGRTEAVLVDAASGNREVVAAGVLTHPASVSRDHRRMLLRRGPRGVRRMYLAPIPAGRPAATGPARSGPALPGACGLPDGHAGDPPGPGEHPLLAGLPGSTDHGVLSPDGTTAYLLSDAGRDRAALLAAGADGEVTVLSERPDAELDRFALSADGRRAVLVWNVSGRSELELVETGAGVARALPPPPAEVVSSVRMSLDGRLAVLAAEGPDLPSHVLLCDLQTGGYRRVEGAGRLPGGAGTELLRFPARDGVELTAWLHPVPGVQAPAPFVVYLHGGPESQERPTFNPLFRALLAAGIGVLAPNVRGSTGFGRAFRDADNHARRFRAIDDVADCAAELVRLGVADPARIACMGRSYGGYLTLAALVTHPRVFRAGIDVCGMADFATFYERTEPWIAAAAVSEYGHPVADRELLRALSPLHSFDRLTAPLLVVHGARDTNVPVHEAEQVVRAARGRGVTCDYLLFEDEGHEIRRTVNRETFIGNVVRWLERHLVAPSPA, encoded by the coding sequence ATGTCGGAGATCGTCGGCACCCGTCCCCATCCGCCGGCGGGCACGGGTCGCACCGCCTGGAGCTGCTGGGCGCCCGCCCTGGCGCCCGACGCGGGCGCCGTCGCCTTCGTCAGCGACCGGGACGGCTCGCCGCGCGTCTGGGTCCGGCCCCTGGGACGGGACGCGCGGGCGTGGCCGGTCGACACCGGCCCGGAGCCCGTCGCCGACGTGAGCTGGTCGCCCGGCACCGGGCGGCTGGCCGTGCTCGTCGTCCCGGGCGGCGGGGAGCACACGCAGGTCTGGACGGTCCGGCCCGACGGCGGTGACCTGCGTCCGCTGGCCGCACCCGAGGGCGGATCGGCGTCGTTCGTCCGCTGGACCGGGCAGGGGGACGTCCTGCTCGTCGCCGAGGTCTCCGCGTCGGGCCGGACCGAGGCGGTGCTGGTCGACGCGGCCTCCGGCAACCGGGAGGTCGTCGCGGCCGGGGTGCTGACGCACCCGGCGTCGGTGAGCCGGGACCACCGGCGGATGCTGCTGCGGCGCGGCCCGCGCGGGGTACGGCGGATGTACCTGGCCCCCATCCCGGCGGGGAGACCCGCGGCCACCGGCCCGGCCCGGAGCGGCCCGGCTCTCCCCGGCGCCTGCGGTCTTCCGGACGGGCACGCGGGCGACCCGCCGGGCCCCGGGGAACACCCGTTGCTGGCGGGGCTGCCCGGCTCCACCGACCACGGCGTCCTGTCCCCCGACGGGACGACCGCCTACCTGCTGTCCGACGCCGGCCGTGACCGGGCCGCGCTGCTCGCGGCGGGTGCGGACGGTGAGGTCACCGTGCTGTCCGAGCGGCCGGACGCCGAGCTCGACCGCTTCGCGCTGAGCGCCGACGGCCGCCGCGCGGTGCTGGTCTGGAACGTCTCCGGCCGGTCCGAGCTGGAGCTGGTGGAGACGGGCGCCGGTGTGGCGCGCGCGCTCCCGCCGCCGCCCGCCGAGGTGGTGTCCTCGGTCAGGATGTCCCTGGACGGCCGCCTGGCCGTGCTCGCGGCCGAGGGACCCGACCTGCCCTCCCATGTCCTGCTGTGTGATCTGCAGACCGGCGGTTACCGGCGGGTCGAGGGAGCCGGGCGGCTCCCCGGCGGGGCCGGGACCGAACTGCTGCGTTTCCCGGCGCGCGACGGCGTGGAGCTGACCGCCTGGCTTCACCCGGTCCCGGGAGTTCAGGCTCCGGCCCCTTTCGTGGTCTATCTGCACGGCGGCCCGGAGAGTCAGGAGCGGCCCACCTTCAACCCGTTGTTCCGGGCCCTGCTGGCCGCCGGGATCGGGGTGCTCGCACCGAACGTCCGCGGCTCGACCGGGTTCGGGCGTGCCTTCCGCGACGCCGACAACCACGCCCGCCGCTTCCGGGCGATCGACGACGTCGCCGACTGCGCCGCCGAGCTGGTGCGGCTCGGCGTCGCCGACCCCGCTCGGATCGCCTGCATGGGCCGGTCGTACGGCGGCTACCTGACGCTGGCCGCCCTCGTCACCCACCCGCGCGTCTTCCGGGCCGGGATCGACGTCTGCGGCATGGCCGACTTCGCGACCTTCTACGAGCGGACCGAGCCGTGGATCGCCGCGGCGGCCGTCAGCGAGTACGGCCACCCGGTCGCCGACCGCGAGCTGCTGCGGGCCCTGTCGCCCCTGCACTCCTTCGACCGGCTGACCGCTCCGCTGCTGGTGGTGCACGGCGCCCGCGACACCAACGTCCCGGTCCACGAGGCCGAGCAGGTGGTCCGGGCGGCACGGGGACGCGGGGTGACCTGCGACTACCTGCTGTTCGAGGACGAGGGGCACGAGATCCGGCGGACCGTCAACCGGGAGACCTTCATCGGGAACGTCGTGCGGTGGCTCGAACGGCACCTGGTCGCCCCCTCCCCGGCGTGA